In Cellvibrio polysaccharolyticus, a genomic segment contains:
- a CDS encoding ABC transporter ATP-binding protein gives MATNGRGNTALSDIELEEALAKKSLNRGMFSRLLPLLKPVRGWVITAIAIEALLVGAIFMRPWLVGVLIDQGLLPQGSEVNVDHQVIVWVTVAFALTWCARFLLSGASQYVAGKAAIHVINDLRVKVFTHVQRLSVGYFDRTKAGRITARADSDVNALEPLLIQGPPEFLSAILRCVVAGIMLWLISPTLFFSIAAIVPIMIIATIIFKRISQRNWGVVAENRSRFTAHLVETVAGVRIVKQTVTEPANQKRYWHLVDEFNRSIIRGSIRASWFAPFTGVLTTSAMAVLLVVGARGVALGDITLGQVAASLFYVFIFLAPLQELSDLFERYANGTACAQRIFLLLDTDPDIQDKPDAKQLTHVKGDVDFSGVHFSYLPGSKKWIINDLDLHVPAGQVLAIVGPTGHGKSTLVQLLTRFYDVNSGQVAIDGIDVRDLTQHNLRRHVGVVLQDNVLFSGSILDNLRLAATDASDEQLIDAARALGVHDLLENLQDGYHTETGPQGSLLSHGQRQLVCLVRAYLADPAILVLDEATSAVDVQTERKIQIALRRLCEGRTAIIIAHRLSTIRDADCIAVIREGRVIESGNHLQLVARQGFYASLYRAYEENTLGTAATDKPGKTDQPITETIPGSLDLV, from the coding sequence ATGGCAACTAATGGTCGCGGTAATACCGCACTCAGCGATATTGAACTGGAAGAAGCGCTGGCAAAAAAATCACTCAATCGCGGTATGTTTTCACGGCTGTTACCGCTGTTAAAACCGGTACGCGGCTGGGTAATAACCGCTATCGCGATTGAAGCTTTACTGGTGGGGGCGATTTTTATGCGCCCCTGGCTGGTGGGCGTATTGATTGATCAGGGCTTATTGCCGCAAGGCAGCGAAGTCAATGTCGATCATCAGGTTATTGTGTGGGTAACGGTGGCTTTCGCACTCACCTGGTGTGCGCGCTTTTTGCTTTCCGGCGCCAGCCAGTATGTTGCCGGCAAAGCAGCGATTCATGTTATTAACGACTTGCGGGTAAAAGTGTTTACCCACGTACAACGTTTAAGTGTGGGCTACTTTGACCGCACCAAAGCCGGCCGCATTACCGCCCGCGCCGACAGCGATGTTAACGCCCTTGAGCCGCTGCTGATTCAGGGGCCGCCGGAATTTTTATCGGCTATTTTACGCTGCGTGGTAGCGGGCATTATGTTGTGGCTGATTTCCCCGACGCTGTTTTTCAGCATCGCGGCAATTGTGCCCATCATGATTATTGCCACCATTATTTTTAAACGCATCTCGCAGCGCAACTGGGGCGTGGTGGCAGAAAACCGCAGCCGCTTTACCGCGCACCTGGTAGAAACCGTTGCCGGGGTGCGCATTGTTAAACAAACCGTTACCGAACCGGCCAACCAGAAGCGCTATTGGCATCTGGTGGATGAATTCAATCGCTCTATTATTCGCGGCAGTATCCGCGCCAGTTGGTTTGCGCCCTTTACCGGCGTGCTTACCACCTCGGCAATGGCCGTGTTGCTGGTGGTGGGCGCGCGTGGCGTGGCACTCGGTGATATAACCCTCGGCCAGGTGGCCGCCAGTTTGTTTTACGTATTTATTTTTCTGGCGCCCTTGCAGGAGCTCAGCGACTTATTTGAACGCTACGCCAACGGCACCGCCTGCGCACAACGTATTTTTTTGTTACTCGATACGGATCCGGATATTCAGGACAAACCCGATGCCAAACAACTCACGCACGTAAAGGGCGATGTGGATTTCAGCGGAGTACATTTTTCTTACCTACCCGGCAGCAAAAAATGGATTATTAATGATCTGGATTTGCACGTGCCTGCCGGGCAGGTATTGGCAATTGTTGGCCCTACCGGGCACGGCAAAAGTACTCTGGTGCAATTGCTGACGCGTTTTTATGACGTTAACAGCGGCCAGGTGGCCATTGATGGTATTGATGTTCGCGACCTCACCCAACATAACCTGCGCCGCCATGTGGGTGTGGTGCTGCAAGACAACGTACTGTTCAGCGGCAGCATCCTCGACAACTTGCGACTGGCAGCAACCGACGCCAGCGACGAGCAATTGATTGATGCCGCACGGGCACTCGGCGTGCACGACCTGTTGGAAAATTTACAGGATGGTTACCACACCGAAACCGGTCCGCAGGGTTCTTTACTCAGCCACGGACAGCGACAGCTGGTGTGTCTGGTGCGTGCCTATTTGGCTGACCCGGCGATTCTGGTGCTGGATGAAGCGACCTCAGCAGTAGATGTACAAACCGAGCGAAAAATTCAAATTGCTCTGCGCCGCCTTTGCGAGGGTCGCACCGCCATTATTATCGCGCACCGGTTGTCTACCATCCGCGATGCAGACTGTATTGCGGTTATTCGTGAAGGTCGTGTTATTGAATCCGGTAACCATCTACAACTGGTTGCCCGTCAGGGTTTTTATGCCTCGCTGTACCGTGCTTACGAAGAAAACACCCTCGGCACAGCGGCAACGGATAAACCCGGCAAAACTGATCAGCCAATAACAGAAACCATCCCCGGTTCGCTTGATCTGGTTTAA
- a CDS encoding sulfurtransferase, giving the protein MSLTKTLASLAIGLISPLLLASAQASDFLVSTDWLEKNLKEKNLRIIEVSVDPGVYERGHIPEAVNFSWHTDLVDPVTRDIASRENFQKLLRNAGVNKDSTIVIYGDNNNWFAAWGAWVFDIYGVNNVKLLDGGRKKWEAEGRPLSPKAPSVKAGNIEVAEANSKLRAWLPDVVSVAKQQSPTTQLIDIRSADEYSGKIFAPAGFAELALRAGHVPGAVNVPWGQAVAADGTFKSVDELRKVYAAAGVDGSKPIITYCRIGERSSHTWFALKKLLGYDVRNYDGSWTEYGNAVGVPVTNLAGTVWGGK; this is encoded by the coding sequence ATGTCGTTAACAAAAACTCTTGCAAGTCTGGCCATCGGCCTGATTTCGCCACTGCTACTGGCCTCTGCACAGGCCAGTGATTTTCTGGTCAGCACTGACTGGCTGGAAAAAAACCTGAAGGAAAAAAATCTGCGCATTATTGAAGTGAGCGTTGATCCTGGTGTGTACGAGCGCGGCCATATTCCGGAAGCCGTGAATTTTTCCTGGCACACCGATCTGGTTGACCCGGTAACGCGCGATATCGCCTCTCGTGAAAATTTCCAGAAGCTGTTGCGTAATGCCGGGGTGAACAAAGATTCCACCATCGTCATTTACGGCGACAACAATAACTGGTTTGCTGCCTGGGGCGCCTGGGTGTTTGATATCTACGGCGTGAACAACGTAAAACTACTGGATGGCGGTCGTAAGAAGTGGGAAGCCGAAGGTCGTCCGCTTTCACCTAAAGCACCGTCGGTAAAAGCCGGGAATATTGAAGTGGCCGAAGCCAACAGCAAACTGCGCGCCTGGCTGCCGGATGTTGTCAGCGTTGCCAAGCAACAATCCCCGACCACACAACTGATTGATATTCGCTCTGCCGATGAATACAGCGGTAAAATTTTTGCCCCGGCCGGCTTTGCTGAACTGGCATTGCGCGCTGGCCATGTACCTGGCGCTGTGAATGTTCCCTGGGGTCAGGCAGTTGCCGCCGATGGTACCTTCAAGTCTGTTGACGAGTTGCGCAAGGTTTACGCTGCTGCTGGCGTAGATGGTAGCAAGCCGATCATCACTTACTGCCGCATTGGCGAACGTTCAAGCCATACCTGGTTTGCCTTGAAAAAACTGCTGGGCTATGACGTTCGTAACTACGACGGCTCCTGGACTGAATACGGCAACGCCGTTGGTGTACCGGTAACCAACCTGGCGGGTACGGTTTGGGGCGGTAAATAA
- the cysT gene encoding sulfate ABC transporter permease subunit CysT: MLKKSSRVLPGFTLSLGLSVFYLSLIVLLPASTLVLQAAEMSLKEFFQVVTDPRLMAAYKVTFAGAAIASILNAIFGLLMAWILVRYEFPGRRLIDSLMDLPFALPTAVAGLTLAALFAHNGWVGQWFDVAGIKISYTFYGIILAMVFTSIPFVVRAVQPVLEDLSEEYEEAAASLGANKAQIFFRIVLPHIGPALTIGTALSFVRSLGEFGAIIFIAGNMPYATEVISLMIFTLLGEYNFPAASAVALVILFFSLVFLMLIQLVQSYYAKRYKSV, from the coding sequence GTGTTAAAAAAATCCTCCCGGGTGCTACCCGGCTTTACGCTCAGCCTGGGGCTGAGCGTATTCTATTTAAGCCTCATCGTTTTATTACCGGCCTCCACTCTGGTGTTGCAGGCGGCAGAAATGTCTTTGAAAGAATTCTTTCAGGTCGTTACTGATCCGCGTCTGATGGCCGCTTATAAAGTCACCTTTGCCGGCGCTGCCATTGCTTCCATCCTCAATGCCATTTTCGGATTGTTAATGGCGTGGATTCTGGTGCGCTACGAATTTCCCGGCCGCCGTTTAATCGACAGCCTGATGGACTTACCTTTCGCCTTGCCAACGGCGGTTGCCGGTTTAACGCTGGCAGCACTGTTTGCGCACAACGGTTGGGTAGGGCAGTGGTTTGACGTCGCCGGTATAAAAATTTCCTACACTTTTTACGGCATTATTCTGGCGATGGTTTTCACCAGTATTCCGTTTGTAGTGCGCGCGGTACAACCGGTGCTGGAAGACCTCAGTGAAGAATACGAAGAAGCAGCCGCTTCGCTCGGTGCCAACAAAGCGCAAATATTTTTCCGTATCGTACTACCGCATATCGGCCCGGCGCTGACCATTGGTACGGCACTATCTTTTGTTCGCTCACTCGGTGAATTCGGTGCAATTATCTTTATCGCCGGCAATATGCCTTACGCCACCGAGGTGATCTCGCTGATGATCTTCACCTTGCTGGGTGAATACAATTTCCCGGCGGCCTCTGCTGTGGCGCTGGTTATTCTGTTCTTCTCGCTGGTGTTCCTGATGCTTATCCAGCTGGTACAGAGCTACTACGCCAAACGATACAAGTCTGTCTGA
- a CDS encoding YeeE/YedE family protein, with amino-acid sequence MPSTFVLNKADYLRYTISLAVITLLIFFSWWLALHADDGRSLAFSLLAGGFFGVVLQRSRFCFFCVTREFIDERDSRGLLGIIVALVIGTLGYHILLSAMLPTPAPGRLPPDAHIGPVSWVLALAALVFGAGMSLSGSCISAHLYRLGEGSVASIAALIGAIGGFVLGFLTWNTLYLRVIQEAPVVWLPNHLGYAGSLLLQLGLLLAIAIVLMTLHRHKTFSVTEFSFRNLLLEQRWPVYVGGLFIGALGVLAYFRVAPLGVTAELGSLARTLGNKAELVPLRLEGLDTFSGCATVIKESILSNNGLFILALVLASFAAAVSAKQFQPKRPGLIELLRNFAGGVLMGWGSMTALGCTVGTLLSGIMAAAVSGWVFAVFCITGLWLTWLVRKRFP; translated from the coding sequence ATGCCATCCACATTCGTTTTAAATAAAGCTGATTATTTACGCTACACAATCAGCCTTGCGGTAATCACGCTTCTTATATTTTTCAGTTGGTGGTTGGCATTGCATGCCGATGATGGCCGCAGCCTGGCGTTTTCGTTATTAGCGGGTGGATTTTTCGGGGTGGTGTTGCAACGGTCGCGGTTCTGCTTTTTCTGCGTAACCCGCGAGTTTATCGACGAACGCGACAGCCGTGGGCTACTGGGAATTATTGTTGCGCTGGTGATAGGAACGCTAGGCTATCACATATTACTCAGCGCTATGTTGCCCACTCCAGCGCCCGGCCGGCTCCCGCCCGATGCGCATATCGGCCCGGTGTCCTGGGTGTTGGCATTGGCGGCATTGGTGTTTGGTGCAGGCATGTCATTGTCCGGCTCTTGCATCAGTGCTCATCTGTACCGTTTGGGTGAAGGTTCGGTTGCATCGATTGCGGCACTGATCGGCGCTATTGGTGGATTTGTACTGGGTTTTCTTACCTGGAATACGCTCTACCTGCGGGTAATTCAGGAAGCGCCAGTGGTGTGGCTGCCGAATCATCTTGGCTATGCCGGTTCGCTTTTATTGCAACTCGGTTTATTGCTCGCTATCGCGATTGTACTGATGACCTTGCACCGCCATAAAACGTTTAGTGTCACTGAATTTTCATTTCGCAACCTGCTACTGGAACAACGCTGGCCGGTGTACGTGGGTGGTTTATTCATTGGCGCATTGGGTGTACTGGCTTACTTCCGTGTTGCACCGCTCGGTGTTACCGCAGAACTCGGCAGCCTCGCCAGAACCCTGGGCAACAAAGCGGAGCTGGTTCCATTACGGCTGGAAGGCCTGGACACTTTCTCTGGCTGCGCCACGGTGATTAAAGAAAGTATTCTCTCGAATAACGGCTTATTTATTTTGGCATTGGTACTGGCTTCGTTCGCCGCCGCTGTCAGCGCAAAACAATTCCAACCCAAACGCCCCGGCCTGATTGAATTGCTCCGCAATTTTGCAGGCGGCGTACTAATGGGCTGGGGCTCAATGACCGCCCTCGGCTGCACCGTCGGCACCCTGCTCTCCGGCATCATGGCCGCCGCCGTCTCCGGCTGGGTATTTGCTGTTTTCTGTATCACCGGGTTGTGGCTGACATGGCTGGTGCGCAAGCGGTTTCCCTGA
- a CDS encoding NAD(P)H-dependent oxidoreductase: protein MHVVGFSGGLSTPSKTLGLVEAIVEEFSLEPGFTSEIIDLAEVATAFGSVLYRTQLSSAHDRILQTIENADILVVASPVYRAAYPGLFKQVFDLIEREALEHKVVVLAANGGSGHHALIIESHLRPLFTNLGAYTVPTGVYSQSQDFSGYRLTAEPVLARISDAVAEARNLRQRLAWNNAPHAIAANATA from the coding sequence ATGCACGTTGTAGGATTTTCCGGTGGCTTGAGTACACCATCCAAAACACTGGGGCTGGTTGAGGCTATTGTGGAAGAGTTTTCCCTTGAACCCGGCTTTACCTCGGAAATCATTGATCTTGCCGAAGTGGCTACGGCGTTCGGCAGCGTGTTGTACCGTACGCAACTGTCTTCCGCGCATGATCGTATTTTGCAGACCATCGAAAATGCCGACATATTGGTGGTGGCTTCACCGGTATATCGTGCTGCCTATCCCGGCCTGTTCAAACAGGTTTTTGACCTGATCGAGCGCGAAGCGCTGGAGCACAAAGTGGTCGTACTGGCGGCCAACGGTGGCAGCGGGCACCACGCGCTTATTATTGAAAGCCACCTGCGCCCGCTATTTACCAACCTCGGTGCCTACACGGTGCCAACCGGCGTTTACAGCCAAAGCCAGGATTTCTCCGGTTACCGTTTGACGGCCGAGCCGGTATTGGCGCGCATCAGTGATGCGGTGGCGGAAGCCAGAAACTTGCGTCAGCGTTTGGCCTGGAATAATGCCCCTCACGCTATTGCGGCGAATGCTACTGCCTGA
- a CDS encoding chorismate mutase, giving the protein MNRKTVDSLDAVRTEINRIDQQLVALLGERGHYVKQAAAFKKTTDDVRAPKRVEEVIARVKTLAETHAANPAVVEAVYRAMIDAFINAELEEHAALQSS; this is encoded by the coding sequence ATGAACAGAAAAACAGTCGATTCGCTGGACGCTGTGCGTACAGAAATCAACCGCATCGACCAGCAGCTTGTCGCCTTGCTGGGCGAGCGCGGCCACTATGTAAAACAAGCCGCCGCCTTCAAAAAAACCACCGATGACGTCCGCGCGCCCAAACGCGTAGAAGAAGTCATCGCCCGCGTAAAAACCCTCGCCGAAACCCACGCCGCCAACCCCGCCGTTGTAGAAGCTGTTTATCGCGCGATGATTGATGCTTTTATTAATGCGGAATTGGAAGAGCATGCGGCGTTGCAGTCAAGCTGA
- a CDS encoding MFS transporter, producing the protein MTDPASTRHFFRLFIALSLLSGLTIGMNKILVTLLGLSLSLENWQMGVISGVETLAMAAATLPAGILLSRYSPRVIYAIVSVILFFVYLGISHIQQWELLVLTMVACGLCIAFRIVAMSSSFLQRLPEIGTHRAGWYKGTLSLGVMAMGPLAGHFLSENFGISFAFSVSASCFLAMGLLGWYALPAAPAPHKKAKYQKGWLAAIWQQNDIRHACLYESFGNCLAGFFGTFILVITLREQSWENNLAVTLLVVYGLTYVSVLLGAGKLLILASNVQLYRVSHGLLIPGTLLLAFASHPVFFFMGAIINATGLGLNNLVNMATIARSKSDKSHVSGVLTLSQMTGGTCGAVVGGWLGTAIGLQPVFLLLALPWIFRITKDRLAVRAQSTTEAG; encoded by the coding sequence ATGACCGACCCTGCCAGCACACGCCATTTTTTCCGTCTTTTTATCGCGCTGTCACTATTAAGCGGATTAACCATCGGCATGAATAAAATTCTGGTCACGCTGTTGGGCTTGTCCTTGTCGCTGGAAAATTGGCAAATGGGCGTGATCAGCGGGGTGGAAACCCTGGCCATGGCGGCGGCCACTTTACCGGCCGGCATACTCTTGTCGCGTTACAGCCCCCGAGTCATTTACGCCATCGTCAGCGTTATTCTGTTTTTTGTTTACCTCGGCATTTCACACATTCAACAATGGGAATTGCTGGTGTTGACCATGGTCGCCTGCGGTTTGTGTATTGCCTTTCGCATCGTGGCAATGAGCAGCAGTTTTTTACAACGACTGCCGGAGATAGGCACGCACCGCGCCGGTTGGTACAAAGGCACCCTGTCACTCGGTGTCATGGCGATGGGGCCATTGGCCGGACATTTTCTCAGCGAAAATTTCGGAATCTCTTTTGCGTTCAGTGTGTCGGCCAGTTGCTTTCTGGCGATGGGGCTGCTCGGCTGGTATGCACTGCCTGCTGCACCGGCTCCGCACAAAAAAGCAAAATATCAAAAGGGTTGGCTTGCAGCGATATGGCAGCAAAACGATATTCGTCACGCCTGTTTGTATGAATCTTTCGGCAATTGCCTGGCGGGATTTTTTGGTACCTTTATTCTGGTTATTACCTTGCGGGAACAAAGTTGGGAAAACAACCTGGCGGTTACTTTGCTTGTGGTGTACGGACTGACGTACGTTAGCGTATTACTCGGCGCCGGAAAACTGCTGATCCTCGCCAGCAATGTGCAACTCTATCGGGTGAGCCATGGCTTGTTAATTCCCGGTACTTTGTTGCTGGCGTTCGCCTCTCACCCGGTCTTCTTTTTTATGGGTGCCATTATTAACGCGACCGGCCTTGGGTTAAACAACCTGGTTAATATGGCTACCATTGCGCGCAGTAAAAGCGACAAAAGCCATGTGTCCGGGGTGCTGACCTTGTCACAAATGACCGGCGGAACCTGCGGCGCGGTCGTGGGCGGGTGGCTGGGCACAGCGATAGGTTTGCAGCCGGTATTTCTGCTGCTCGCCCTGCCGTGGATATTTCGCATCACCAAAGATCGCCTGGCAGTACGCGCTCAATCCACAACAGAAGCTGGCTGA
- the cysW gene encoding sulfate ABC transporter permease subunit CysW has product MQKYKHKKPDAIGKLLIGVGLTLTFFLLILPLVLIFYSAFKGGWALFTDNLLHPDMISAIKLTLLVALITVPVNLIYGTFLAWCVTKFEFRGRKLLIALIDIPYAISPVVAGLCYLLLYGVQGWLGSWLDGYDVQLMFAWPGIVLVTIFVTSPYVARELIPLMQSQGSTEEEAAVLLGGNGWTVFRRVTLPNIKWALIYGTVLTTARAIGEFGSVSVVSGSIRGETNTLPLHVQLLHQDYNAIGAFTAALLLASIALLTLVLKSLVEYKQARREAQAIQDAH; this is encoded by the coding sequence ATGCAAAAGTACAAACACAAAAAACCGGATGCCATCGGAAAACTGCTCATCGGAGTGGGGCTAACGCTCACCTTCTTTTTGTTGATACTGCCGTTGGTGCTGATTTTTTATTCGGCCTTCAAAGGTGGCTGGGCGCTGTTTACCGACAACCTGTTGCACCCGGACATGATCTCGGCCATCAAACTTACCTTGCTGGTGGCGTTGATCACCGTGCCGGTCAATTTGATCTACGGTACGTTTCTCGCCTGGTGCGTTACCAAATTTGAATTCCGGGGCCGTAAATTATTAATTGCCTTAATCGACATTCCCTACGCTATTTCGCCGGTGGTGGCCGGTTTGTGTTATCTGCTGTTGTATGGCGTACAAGGTTGGCTGGGCAGCTGGCTGGACGGTTACGATGTGCAATTAATGTTCGCCTGGCCGGGTATTGTGCTGGTCACCATCTTTGTCACCAGCCCTTACGTGGCCCGCGAATTGATTCCGCTGATGCAATCCCAGGGCAGCACCGAAGAAGAAGCCGCCGTGTTACTGGGCGGTAACGGCTGGACGGTATTTCGCCGCGTTACGCTGCCCAATATTAAATGGGCACTGATCTACGGCACTGTACTCACCACCGCCAGAGCCATTGGTGAATTCGGTTCGGTGTCGGTCGTGTCCGGTTCCATTCGCGGCGAAACCAACACCTTGCCATTGCATGTACAACTGCTGCACCAGGACTACAACGCCATCGGCGCCTTTACCGCCGCCCTGCTGCTGGCCTCCATCGCGCTGTTAACCCTGGTATTGAAATCGCTCGTGGAATACAAACAAGCCCGCCGCGAAGCACAGGCGATACAAGACGCACACTGA
- a CDS encoding MFS transporter, protein MLSLFIPQDLRDIPNYPRYWFSQFVSFMANQVLMMAFGWHVYAITQSALSLGYIGLMLFAPQMLLVLVVGHVADRYDRRTIVMITQTLECMVAGSLALASFYDVQSEQLIFFAAFCIGAIRAFQGPALQAMLPGLIPLNSLPKAIALGSASRQFATIAGPALGGLLFFGGNTFVYTASALLFALAFGAMLRIRYQPHEEPRRPVNWETIFAGVKFIWRRPVILGAISLDLFSVLIGSATALFPIYAEHILNTGSWGLGLLRAGPAVGALILAIYIARFPLKEKVGRTMFIGVAVFGVTTIIFGLSEWFWLSFTMLIVMGAADMISVVVRSSLVQLQTPDDMRGRVGAVNSIFIGASNQLGDFESGVVAEFFGTVPAVVAGGVGTLLVVGLWIKMFPGLYHWDRLTANEPPGENSATSPTSSTKNP, encoded by the coding sequence ATGTTGTCACTGTTTATCCCGCAGGATCTGCGGGACATTCCCAATTACCCGCGCTACTGGTTCAGCCAATTCGTTTCCTTTATGGCCAACCAGGTGCTGATGATGGCATTTGGCTGGCATGTGTATGCCATCACCCAAAGCGCGTTAAGCCTGGGTTATATCGGCCTGATGTTATTTGCGCCGCAAATGTTGCTGGTGCTGGTAGTAGGCCATGTGGCTGACCGCTATGACCGGCGAACCATTGTGATGATCACCCAAACGCTGGAATGCATGGTGGCCGGCTCGCTGGCGCTGGCCAGTTTTTATGATGTGCAGTCCGAGCAACTTATTTTCTTTGCGGCATTTTGCATCGGCGCTATTCGCGCGTTTCAGGGCCCGGCATTGCAAGCAATGCTGCCCGGTCTTATTCCATTAAACAGTTTGCCCAAAGCCATTGCGCTGGGTTCTGCATCCCGGCAATTCGCCACCATTGCCGGCCCGGCGCTGGGCGGCCTGCTATTTTTTGGCGGCAACACTTTTGTTTATACCGCCAGCGCTTTGCTTTTTGCGCTGGCTTTCGGCGCCATGTTGCGCATTCGCTACCAACCGCATGAAGAACCCCGGCGGCCGGTGAATTGGGAAACCATTTTCGCCGGCGTAAAATTTATCTGGCGCAGGCCGGTTATTCTCGGCGCCATATCGCTGGATTTATTTTCGGTATTAATTGGCAGTGCCACCGCCCTCTTCCCTATTTACGCCGAACATATTTTAAACACTGGCAGCTGGGGGCTGGGCTTGCTTCGCGCCGGGCCAGCGGTTGGCGCGCTGATACTGGCCATTTATATTGCCCGTTTTCCACTCAAGGAAAAGGTAGGCAGAACCATGTTTATTGGCGTTGCGGTATTTGGCGTAACCACGATTATTTTCGGGCTATCCGAATGGTTCTGGCTGTCATTTACGATGCTGATAGTGATGGGCGCTGCCGATATGATCAGCGTGGTCGTGCGCTCGTCATTGGTACAACTGCAAACTCCGGATGACATGCGCGGTCGTGTAGGCGCGGTTAATTCCATCTTCATTGGCGCCTCCAACCAACTGGGCGATTTTGAATCCGGCGTGGTTGCAGAATTTTTTGGCACGGTTCCCGCCGTGGTCGCCGGTGGCGTTGGTACCTTGCTGGTGGTTGGCTTGTGGATAAAAATGTTCCCCGGCCTTTATCACTGGGATCGGCTCACCGCCAACGAACCGCCGGGCGAAAATTCCGCTACATCGCCGACCAGCAGCACTAAAAATCCCTGA
- the cysP gene encoding thiosulfate ABC transporter substrate-binding protein CysP, translating to MKLTRSKQLVLAGAALLFSVTGQAASQEILNTSYDVSRELFAEINPKFQEFWKKESGNDVNVKQSHAGSSTQARAILQGLKADVVTFNQVTDIDILAEKGNFVAKDWNKKFPNNASPFYSTTAFLVRKGNPKNIKNWDDLARADVKLVFPNPKTSGNARYTYLASWIYANKEFAGDQDKIKDFVSKFLGNVVVFDTGGRGATTSFVERQLGDVLLTFESEVNLIRKEYGADKYDIIIPPISILAEFPVAVVERVAKSKGTLDVATAYLNYLYQPEAQRILASSFYRVHDSAVKTEFAAQFPELELVAIESIFGSWAQIDKDHFANGAILDDLLKKAHKN from the coding sequence ATGAAATTAACGCGTTCAAAGCAGCTGGTACTTGCCGGCGCAGCGCTGCTGTTCAGTGTGACTGGCCAGGCGGCCTCCCAGGAAATTCTCAACACCTCTTATGATGTTTCCCGCGAACTGTTTGCGGAAATCAATCCAAAATTCCAGGAGTTCTGGAAAAAAGAAAGCGGCAACGATGTGAATGTAAAACAATCACACGCCGGTTCTTCAACCCAGGCTCGCGCTATTCTGCAAGGTCTTAAAGCCGACGTCGTCACCTTTAACCAGGTTACCGACATTGATATCCTGGCTGAAAAAGGTAACTTTGTTGCCAAAGACTGGAACAAAAAATTCCCGAACAACGCCTCACCATTTTACTCCACCACTGCATTCCTGGTGCGTAAAGGCAACCCTAAAAATATCAAAAACTGGGACGATCTGGCCCGTGCCGATGTGAAACTGGTTTTCCCTAACCCGAAAACTTCCGGTAATGCCCGCTACACTTACCTGGCATCCTGGATTTATGCCAACAAGGAATTCGCTGGCGATCAGGACAAAATCAAGGATTTCGTTAGCAAGTTCCTCGGTAACGTTGTGGTATTTGATACCGGCGGCCGTGGCGCTACCACTTCATTCGTAGAGCGCCAGTTGGGCGACGTACTGCTGACCTTTGAATCTGAAGTGAATCTGATCCGTAAAGAATATGGTGCCGACAAATACGACATCATTATTCCGCCAATCAGTATTCTTGCTGAATTCCCGGTAGCCGTGGTTGAGCGCGTCGCCAAATCCAAAGGTACTCTGGATGTTGCAACCGCATACCTGAACTACCTCTACCAGCCGGAAGCCCAAAGAATACTTGCGAGTTCTTTCTACAGAGTGCATGATTCTGCGGTCAAAACAGAGTTTGCTGCACAATTTCCCGAGTTGGAACTGGTAGCAATTGAATCCATCTTCGGTAGCTGGGCACAAATCGACAAAGATCACTTTGCTAACGGTGCCATCCTCGATGACCTGCTGAAGAAAGCTCACAAGAACTAA